The DNA segment ttttttttctaaccTCATctgtgaaatttttcagtttcccGCTGGCGTTTTCCTCTGGTTCAGCGTTTTAACGGGAAGAGATAATCGAAGATTCAAAAAACGAAGAATTATGGCTGGGAAAAATAGAGGCGGGGGGAGGGGGGTTGAGGAGTTCATTTATGAGAGAAGTAGCCATGCCATTGACTTAAAATTCCTATCAGATGAAGTTCTGGACCTTAAGAGAAGAAGTGTCAAGAGTCTACCTGAAAAATGTTGCaacagtaaaaaaaaaaattggaatcTCAACAATTGTCACAAAATTTTACTGAGCCAGAAAAGATAATTAAAACTAGAGATTTCAGGATTTGATGGCGATCTACATAATGTTGCACATTATTCCCCAATAAAATCCTATGACAATTGTTGGAATTCCCTTTTTTGGTAAGGTTAgtaatattatgtatataaaatatactagaagttctcctcatggatttagaAGGCCACGAAAGGAAATCGCCAATTTTGCATAATCTTGTACTTCTTTCTCCCTTCGTTTCAAACGTCGccattcattgatcctatcgcattatcaatccttacgcttcagcttccactaaattcaaTGACAGTCTGAATCATATTTTACCGGTATGGTAGTTtgcgtcatcttcttatGACCCTTATATGGTAATATTCTAGCTACATAAATTAATGTATCGATTTGTGATACTTGCAATTGATGGATGGTTATTATCCCAACAAGATATTTAGTACCGGAGTAATGATcctaaattttcttcaatttttgaatagaAAGATAGAAAGCCCTggtagaaagaaaattctcGGAAATAACAGGTCTCTTGGCCCAGTTGGTTAAGGCACCGTGCTAATAACGCGGGGATCAGCGGTTCGATCCCGCTAGAGAccattaatttttctttttacttATCCAACCCAGATTAAATCACAAGATTATTCATTACCCATACAAACATTGCTGTCCTTCGAGAGGCATTGATGACATATCTGCACTGAATAATACACTCCAACAGGGGGCTTACCCTCATATTCACGTCCAAAGCGATTAATTGAGCATACAAAGCAACGTGAatgaagaatcaaaaaatcttcttAAAACTCATTCCATATAATAAATGAAAGTCGAATTGGGTTCCTGCTTCTTTCTAGTCGGAGCTCAAAATGCCTCCATAAAGGTGGAGCCTGGAACCTCAAGGTAAAGAAATCATTCGAAAGGCTCTGTATCTACTTGAAGGGGGGATATATCAAAACTGAGAAATACAAGAGAGAATAACATTCTTTGGACACAATCGTCCACCTCTCTGCGAGACTGGACCTCCTGCGTCAAACCATTCTTCTAGCTGGACCATCGTTCTGCGATTCGGAAGGCGATACCTCTGAAGCAATGGGCCTCGCACTGGCctacatttttttatataatcATTCAATCATTGATCTTTGTTTTACACATGGATGCCGCACGGCGTGGGttttttgcaaattttCTTACCACATTGGCTCATGACAAGATTTCtccagaaaaagaaagtgtAGCCTCATCGTGTGTCTCTGTCTGCCTCTTGGAAGCTTATAACCTTCTTGAACTATGAATTTGCCACTTACCGGTTTTGAATAATCAACGTAGCTTTTTTTAAACTTGTTTACTTTTAATTCAGGTACatcaaaacaagaaatcatTACTGCGAGCTAAATATGTGTGGCATCTTTGCAGCCTTCAAACATGAAGACATTAATAGTTTCAAACCAAAAGCTCTACAGCTATCCAAGAGAATCAGACACCGTGGTCCAGACTGGTCCGGTAATGCCGTCATGAACTCCACCATCTTTGTTCATGAAAGGTTAGCTATTGTTGGTTTAGACTCTGGCGCTCAACCAATCGCTTCAGCTGACGGCGAATATATGCTTGGTGTCAACGGTGAAATCTACAACCATATTCAACTTAGAGAAAAGTGTTCTGGCTACAAATTTCAGACCTTCAGTGATTGTGAACCCATTATACCATTGTATTTGGAGCACGATATCGATGCTCCAAAACATTTGGACGGTATGTTTGCCTTCTGTCTATATGATGCCAAGAAAGATCGTGTTGTCGCCGCAAGAGACCCTATCGGTGTCGTTACTTTATACATGGGACGTTCTTCCAAGTCTCCAAAAACTGTTTATTTTGCTTCCGAACTAAAATGTTTGACTGATGTTTGTGACAGCATCATCTCATTCCCTCCAGGTCATGTCTATGATTCTGAAACGGACAAGATTACTCGTTACTTCACTCCAAACTGGCTGGACGAAAAACGAATTCCATCTGTCCCTGTTGACTACCATGCTATTAGACATAGCTTGGAAAAAGCTGTCAGAAAGAGATTAATGGCTGAAGTTCCATACGGTGTTCTATTATCTGGTGGGCTGGACTCTTCTTTGATTGCTGCCATAGCTGCTCGTGAAACCGAGAAAGCTAATGCCGATGCCGACGGGGACGCCAGCGTTAACAACAAACAACTTGCAGGTATCGATGACCAAGGACATTTGCACACATCCGGCTGGTCTCGTCTGCATTCGTTTGCCGTTGGTTTACCAAATGCTCCTGATTTACAGGCTGCGAGAAAAGTTGCCAAGTTCATTGGTTCTATTCATCATGAACACACCTTTACATTGCAAGAAGGCCTAGATGCGTTGGACGATGTCATTTACCACTTGGAAACATATGATGTCACCACTATAAGGGCCTCCACACCAATGTTCTTATTATCTAGAAAGATCAAGGCTCAAGGTGTTAAGATGGTTCTTTCCGGTGAAGGTTCAGACGAGATCTTCGGTGGTTATCTATATTTTGCACAAGCCCCTTCTGCCGCCGAATTCCATACAGAATCTGTGCAACGTGTCAAGAACCTACACTTGGCTGATTGTTTGAGAGCCAATAAATCTACCATGGCTTGGGGTCTCGAGGCTCGTGTTCCATTCTTGGACAGAGACTTTTTGCAACTATGTATGAACATTGATCCAAAAGATAAGATGATCAACCCCAAAGAGGGGCGGATCGAAAAGTACATTTTGAGGAAGGCATTCGACACTACGGATGAACCAGAGGTCAAACCATATCTACCGGAAGAAATCCTATGGAGACAAAAAGAACAGTTCTCCGACGGTGTTGGTTATTCATGGATCGACGGATTGAGGGACACCGCTGAAAGAGTTATCTCAGACACCATGTTCGCCAACCCAAAGGCTGACTGGGGCAATGACATCCCAACTACGAAGGAGGCTTACTGGTATAGGCTGAAGTTTGATGCTTGGTTCCCTCAAAAGACGGCCGCTGATACCGTCATGAGATGGGTACCCAAGGCCGATTGGGGCTGCGCCGAAGATCCTTCTGGCAGATATGCGAAAATCCATGAAAAGCACGTCAGTGCTTAATTGATTTCATTTGAGCTCTTTATATCCATAAATAATGCAGAAGTTGTGGTGATATTTTAGTTTATATACACgcatacatatatatatatatatgatagAAGTTTTCAACGTGCTGATCCCTTGATCTTTCTTATCTTTGAGATTTGCTGATCGATCTTTGATCTTACAGTGGCTATCACATAGAAAAATGCAGAAGATTGATTAAACAATCTCTTATCtcatttgtttcttctatCTATCTGTTGTAGGGGAAAAAATTCCCTAGGAAGTTCGCGTTATCAGGGATCTTTTTCCTACTTATCGGTCCCTGAGTGAAAACACAAATTTCATGGGACTTTAGTTATATATAGCAGCCACAGTTAGAGCATATGTAACCTTTCATGTTGAGCAACCTTCCCATTATGGCATCAACAAGATAACTCCTGCAAAGCCAACTTTCTTGATATCCATTTTTGCatcctctttttcttttttgattattttttttttttttttcacagtccttctttattcttcaaGTTAAGTAACaacattgaaaaggaaCCGGATAACTAATAAAGAtaatttcatttcaaaatagGCATTGATTCATTCATAGGACATTTTtaaaagtttgaaaagtttataCAGAAAGAATGGGAAGAACTATTAGAAGACGCAGAAGCAATTCATCCCTTTCAGAGGCCATATCTGTCTCACTGGGAATAAACCAAGACTCAtctaaaaacaaaatgcaCAGAGCAAGTGTCAGTGCAATGTCGCCTCCATTATGCCGTTCATATATGAGTGGATTTTTCACAGGCGGAAGCTCCCCTATGGTCAAGAATATGTCTGATTCGAAACTCCCCTTCTCAAACAAGCAACATCCTACAGTAATACACGGATCAGAAAATTTGCATAGGCAAACAGCTCAACTTTCCAATGAattttgctcttcttctgttgAGGAGAACTCTCCGACGATCAAGGACTACATGGATATCATAGATAGTGATGACAGGAAAGATGATCAATCTATGCGCACCATCGTAGAgaatattgatgaagaatattCAGATGAATACTCAAGATTATTACTTAGCCCAGCATCATCCAATGTAGATGATGAACGAAATCGTGCACTACAAAGTGGCCCAATATCGGAGTTGGAAGACGATTATGGGGGCGGGTATCAATCTCTCCGTCCATCTCATAATTTGCGTTTTCGACCAAGAAACATATGGCAATGGTGTACTTCATTTCCTTTCAAATTTGCACATTATCTACCTGCGGCAGTATTGGGCTTGCTTTTGAACATATTAGATGCCTTGTCATATGGTATGATCATATTTCCAATTACTGAACCAGTCTTTTCTCATTTAGGGCCTACCGGTATTTCTATGTTTTACATTTCCACGATAATATCACAAGCTGTGTATTCTGGAGGCTGGTCGAGTTTTCCTTCCGGGATTGGAAGCGAAATGATCGAAATTACTCCCTTTTATCATACAATGGCATTGGCTGTTAAGGACGCGCTGGAAggtaatgatgacgaaaTCATAACCAcaacaattttttgttATGTCATAAGTTCTATGCTTACAGGTGTTGTTTTCTATGTATTGGGTAAACTACGACTAGGAAAAATAGTTGGATTTTTCCCACGGCACATCTTAATCGGCTGTATCGGGGGTGTTGGttatttcttgataattACGGGTATTGAAGTAACAACGAGGGTAGctaaatttgaatattcatggcctttcttttcaggGCTGTTCACAAATTACGACACTTTGGCTAAATGGTTGTTGCCCGTTCTGTTGACAGTGATTTTAATTGGTACACAGCGCTATTTCAAGAACTCATTAGTTTTACCA comes from the Saccharomyces kudriavzevii IFO 1802 strain IFO1802 genome assembly, chromosome: 7 genome and includes:
- the ASN2 gene encoding asparagine synthase (glutamine-hydrolyzing) 2 (similar to Saccharomyces cerevisiae ASN2 (YGR124W) and ASN1 (YPR145W); ancestral locus Anc_3.483), whose translation is MCGIFAAFKHEDINSFKPKALQLSKRIRHRGPDWSGNAVMNSTIFVHERLAIVGLDSGAQPIASADGEYMLGVNGEIYNHIQLREKCSGYKFQTFSDCEPIIPLYLEHDIDAPKHLDGMFAFCLYDAKKDRVVAARDPIGVVTLYMGRSSKSPKTVYFASELKCLTDVCDSIISFPPGHVYDSETDKITRYFTPNWLDEKRIPSVPVDYHAIRHSLEKAVRKRLMAEVPYGVLLSGGLDSSLIAAIAARETEKANADADGDASVNNKQLAGIDDQGHLHTSGWSRLHSFAVGLPNAPDLQAARKVAKFIGSIHHEHTFTLQEGLDALDDVIYHLETYDVTTIRASTPMFLLSRKIKAQGVKMVLSGEGSDEIFGGYLYFAQAPSAAEFHTESVQRVKNLHLADCLRANKSTMAWGLEARVPFLDRDFLQLCMNIDPKDKMINPKEGRIEKYILRKAFDTTDEPEVKPYLPEEILWRQKEQFSDGVGYSWIDGLRDTAERVISDTMFANPKADWGNDIPTTKEAYWYRLKFDAWFPQKTAADTVMRWVPKADWGCAEDPSGRYAKIHEKHVSA